One Nocardioides aromaticivorans genomic window carries:
- the bioD gene encoding dethiobiotin synthase, translating into MTRVVVVTGTDTGVGKTIATAALAARAAAAGERVLVVKPVQTGIGGDDPDVPDVDTVRSLAGVDAVQLVALDEPLAPDTAARRQGVAIPSVRQHVARIRELLPSYDLVLVEGAGGLLVRLDAEGGTLLDIARDLTFALRRRGPDGVVSSPVEVVVVTRAGLGTLNHTELTVTALRAVQVEPAGLVIGSWPSTPGLAETCNRADLTRITGVPVLAVVPEGAGSLPGDDFRAAAPTWFA; encoded by the coding sequence GACGATCGCGACCGCTGCCCTCGCCGCCCGTGCCGCGGCGGCCGGCGAGCGGGTGCTCGTCGTGAAGCCGGTGCAGACCGGGATCGGCGGCGACGACCCGGACGTCCCCGACGTCGACACCGTGCGGTCGCTCGCCGGCGTGGACGCCGTGCAGCTCGTCGCGCTGGACGAGCCGCTGGCCCCCGACACCGCCGCCCGCCGCCAGGGCGTGGCGATCCCCTCCGTGCGCCAGCACGTGGCGCGGATCCGCGAGCTGCTGCCGTCGTACGACCTGGTCCTGGTCGAAGGAGCCGGCGGCCTCCTCGTGCGCCTCGACGCCGAGGGCGGCACCCTCCTCGACATCGCCCGCGACCTGACCTTCGCCCTGCGCCGCCGGGGACCCGACGGCGTCGTCTCCTCACCCGTCGAGGTCGTCGTCGTCACCCGCGCGGGCCTCGGCACCCTCAACCACACCGAGCTCACCGTCACCGCCCTCCGCGCGGTCCAGGTCGAGCCCGCCGGGCTGGTCATCGGCTCCTGGCCCTCCACCCCCGGTCTGGCGGAGACCTGCAACCGCGCCGACCTCACCCGCATCACCGGCGTCCCCGTGCTCGCCGTGGTCCCCGAGGGGGCGGGCTCCCTCCCCGGCGACGACTTCCGAGCCGCCGCACCCACCTGGTTCGCCTGA